One Arthrobacter sp. StoSoilB20 DNA segment encodes these proteins:
- a CDS encoding DinB family protein, translating to MPIIPDEKDWTWVLSQPCPECGFDPATVTPATVPGTVLNMLPRWRAVLRRGDAAVRPDDHTWSNLEYACHVRDVFSLFDQRLNLMLAEDDARFANWDQDQAAIDGEYGSADPRTVADEIEAEGTEIAESFARVTENDWPRTGTRSNGSAFTVLTFSQYFLHDVVHHLHDVDG from the coding sequence ATGCCGATCATCCCTGACGAAAAAGACTGGACCTGGGTGCTCTCCCAGCCGTGCCCCGAGTGCGGTTTCGACCCCGCCACGGTGACTCCTGCCACCGTGCCGGGCACCGTACTGAACATGCTTCCGCGGTGGAGGGCTGTCCTCCGGCGTGGGGATGCAGCCGTTCGACCTGACGATCACACATGGTCCAACCTGGAGTACGCCTGCCATGTCCGCGATGTGTTCAGCCTCTTCGACCAGCGGCTGAACCTGATGCTGGCCGAAGATGACGCCCGGTTCGCCAATTGGGACCAGGACCAGGCTGCCATCGACGGCGAGTACGGTTCAGCGGACCCGCGAACGGTGGCCGACGAAATCGAGGCAGAGGGCACGGAGATCGCCGAGTCCTTCGCCCGGGTCACCGAGAACGACTGGCCACGCACAGGGACCCGCAGCAACGGGTCAGCCTTTACTGTGCTGACGTTCTCCCAGTACTTCCTTCATGATGTGGTCCACCATTTGCATGATGTGGACGGCTAG
- a CDS encoding cytochrome ubiquinol oxidase subunit I, translating to MDALEIARWQFGITTVYHFMMVPLTIGLGLVVAIMQTIWYRTGKPEYLRMTKFWGKLFLINFIMGVATGIVQEFQFGMAWSEYSRFVGDVFGAPLALEALLAFFVESTFLGLWIFGWKQLKRGVHLACLWIAVIGSVFSAYFIIVANSWMQHPVGVEMVDGRPVMTDAWAVFTNNTALVAVPHTLFGALAVAGAFLLGIAWYHLWRRRHDGIDVVGKDGKLVPGEAAIPGRDKSDYSVWMKSLRIGAVVAMISFAGTAITGDLQGKLMFEQQPMKMAAAEAACHDGTGFSVLSVGNLGASNCDDIVAVIEVPGILSFLAKGDFTTEVKGVNSLLGEYKEKYGTHLPDNPLYGDRAGQEIQYVPVMEVTYWGFRMMIGFGGIAAFAALLALWVTRKGVVPQSKWLMRLAVFGILAPFGANAAGWIFTEMGRQPFVVAPNPDMNGIDQVFMFTAAAVSPGVSAGEILTSLVVLTAIYAVLLVVEVKLLVKYIRGGVASAMPELAHPARDQNDDDRDHKNDKHDAGPGNSGDDVLAFAY from the coding sequence CGCTGGCAATTCGGTATCACTACCGTCTACCACTTCATGATGGTGCCCCTCACCATTGGCCTGGGCCTGGTGGTGGCCATCATGCAGACCATCTGGTACCGCACGGGCAAGCCCGAATACCTGCGGATGACCAAGTTCTGGGGAAAGCTCTTCCTCATCAACTTCATCATGGGCGTGGCTACGGGCATCGTGCAGGAATTCCAGTTCGGTATGGCCTGGAGTGAGTACAGCCGGTTTGTCGGTGACGTATTTGGCGCACCGCTGGCCCTGGAGGCGCTGCTGGCGTTCTTTGTGGAATCGACGTTCCTGGGTTTGTGGATCTTCGGATGGAAGCAACTCAAACGCGGCGTTCACCTGGCCTGCCTGTGGATTGCGGTGATCGGTTCCGTCTTCTCCGCCTACTTCATCATTGTGGCCAACTCCTGGATGCAGCACCCCGTGGGAGTGGAGATGGTGGACGGGCGGCCCGTCATGACCGATGCCTGGGCGGTCTTCACCAATAACACAGCCCTCGTGGCCGTACCGCACACTCTGTTCGGTGCTCTGGCCGTTGCAGGAGCATTCCTCCTGGGGATCGCGTGGTACCACCTGTGGCGCCGGCGGCATGATGGCATCGACGTCGTGGGCAAGGACGGCAAACTGGTTCCCGGGGAAGCAGCGATCCCCGGCCGGGACAAGTCCGATTACAGCGTGTGGATGAAGAGCCTGCGGATCGGTGCCGTAGTTGCCATGATCTCTTTTGCAGGGACCGCCATCACCGGCGACCTGCAGGGCAAGCTGATGTTCGAGCAGCAGCCCATGAAAATGGCTGCAGCAGAGGCCGCCTGCCACGACGGCACTGGCTTCTCGGTCCTGAGCGTCGGCAACCTTGGCGCCTCCAACTGCGATGACATTGTTGCCGTTATCGAAGTACCCGGCATCCTGTCCTTCCTGGCCAAGGGGGACTTCACCACCGAGGTAAAGGGCGTCAACAGCCTGCTGGGCGAGTACAAGGAAAAGTACGGAACCCACCTCCCGGACAACCCGCTGTACGGCGACCGTGCAGGCCAGGAAATCCAATACGTGCCCGTCATGGAAGTGACCTACTGGGGCTTCCGCATGATGATCGGCTTCGGCGGGATCGCTGCCTTCGCCGCCTTGCTGGCACTCTGGGTGACCCGTAAGGGCGTGGTGCCGCAATCCAAGTGGCTGATGCGCCTTGCTGTGTTCGGCATCCTTGCACCTTTTGGCGCGAACGCAGCCGGCTGGATCTTCACGGAGATGGGCAGGCAGCCGTTCGTGGTGGCGCCAAACCCGGATATGAACGGCATCGACCAAGTGTTCATGTTTACTGCTGCTGCGGTGTCCCCGGGAGTAAGTGCCGGTGAGATCCTGACGTCCCTTGTGGTCCTCACTGCCATCTACGCCGTGTTGCTGGTGGTGGAAGTGAAGCTGTTGGTCAAATACATCCGCGGCGGTGTGGCCTCGGCCATGCCGGAGCTGGCACACCCGGCCCGGGACCAGAACGATGATGACAGGGACCATAAAAACGACAAGCACGACGCCGGTCCCGGCAACTCCGGCGACGACGTCCTGGCATTCGCGTACTAG
- a CDS encoding VOC family protein, translating to MLKDQQVGAVLPAQDIARARAYYSEKLGLEPENPADGDNLQYRCGDSTGFMVYQTSNAGTAKNTQMGWNVSDLRATVQELRGKGVQFEDYDFPGLKTEDGIATMPDGSAAAWFLDSEGNILSVNQTG from the coding sequence ATGCTCAAGGATCAGCAAGTTGGTGCCGTCCTACCGGCACAGGACATAGCCCGGGCCCGCGCGTACTACAGCGAAAAACTCGGACTGGAACCCGAGAATCCGGCCGATGGCGACAACCTCCAATACAGGTGCGGCGATTCCACCGGATTCATGGTGTACCAAACGTCCAACGCAGGGACTGCCAAAAACACCCAGATGGGCTGGAACGTCAGCGACCTGAGGGCAACGGTGCAGGAGCTGCGCGGCAAGGGAGTTCAGTTCGAAGACTACGACTTCCCTGGACTGAAGACAGAAGACGGCATTGCCACAATGCCTGACGGCAGCGCCGCCGCATGGTTCCTCGACAGCGAGGGAAACATACTCAGTGTCAACCAAACCGGCTAG
- a CDS encoding DNA topoisomerase IV subunit A codes for MARSQKSARTAEPLGDFTENIVDIDVTSEMEGSFLEYAYSVIYSRALPDARDGLKPVQRRILYMMSDMGLRPDRGHVKSARVVGEVMGKLHPHGDTAIYDAMVRMAQDFSLRLPLIDGHGNFGSLDDGPAAPRYTEARLAAAALTMTDHLDEDVVDFVPNYDNQLTQPDVLPAAFPNLLVNGTTGIAVGMATNMPPHNLVEVIAAARHLIANPDATLDDIMRFIPGPDLPTGGRIVGLDGIRDAYATGRGSFKTRAKVEVEQLSARRTGLVVTELPYMVGPEKVIEKIKDAVNAKKLTGISDVVDLTDRNHGLRLVIELKNGFNPNAVLQQLYRYSPMEDSFGINNVTLVDGQPQTLGLLQLLQVYVEHRLTVVRRRTSFRLGKKKDRLHLVEGLLIAIVDIDEVIQIIRSSDEASAARERLMSIYDLTEIQANYILELRLRQLTKYSRLELEKEQDELRREIEALEAILASDELLRDLVSGELAVVAEKYGTPRRTVLLESEAVSPTVAAALAASTPGPKGKAAALPLEIPDDPCWALLSVSGQIARTSNQEPLAEAGPRAKHDVFRSVVKTTARGEIGAVTSQGRMLRLQVMDMPVLPPMSGLPNLAGGVAAKDFITLLKGETLVAFVPLDSVLAIGTVQGVVKRVLPDYPLNREDWEIIALKDKDSVLAVEPAQGDDVDLVFVTRQAQLLRFSASNVRPQGRTAGGMAGIKLAAGDDVIHFGAVRANDPAAVVVTIAGTTGALPGTAPGTAKVTAFEEYPIKGRATGGVRVHRFLKGEDTLLLAWAGHGPAKASSAAGVARALPHEHGRRDGSGVPLSQPVEAIGPSMAWDESAS; via the coding sequence ATGGCCCGCAGCCAAAAATCAGCACGGACAGCCGAGCCACTCGGCGATTTCACCGAGAACATCGTGGACATCGACGTCACTTCGGAGATGGAAGGCTCCTTCCTGGAGTACGCCTACTCAGTGATTTATTCGCGAGCGCTCCCGGACGCCCGCGACGGACTGAAGCCCGTACAGCGCCGCATCCTGTACATGATGTCCGACATGGGACTCCGCCCGGATCGCGGACACGTCAAGAGCGCCCGCGTGGTGGGCGAAGTCATGGGCAAGCTCCACCCCCACGGCGATACCGCGATCTACGACGCCATGGTGCGCATGGCGCAGGACTTTTCCCTCAGACTGCCGCTGATTGATGGCCACGGAAACTTCGGATCGCTCGACGACGGACCGGCAGCACCGCGGTACACCGAGGCACGCTTGGCGGCCGCCGCGCTGACCATGACGGACCACCTGGACGAAGACGTCGTGGACTTCGTCCCCAATTACGACAACCAACTGACCCAGCCGGATGTCCTCCCCGCAGCTTTCCCCAACCTGCTGGTCAACGGCACCACGGGCATCGCGGTGGGCATGGCTACGAACATGCCGCCCCACAACCTCGTCGAGGTCATCGCCGCCGCGCGCCACCTGATTGCCAACCCGGATGCCACGCTGGATGACATCATGAGGTTCATCCCGGGTCCCGACCTTCCCACAGGGGGCCGGATCGTTGGGCTGGACGGAATCCGTGACGCCTACGCCACGGGCCGTGGTTCCTTCAAGACCCGCGCCAAGGTTGAGGTGGAACAGCTCTCCGCCCGCCGGACCGGCCTGGTGGTCACTGAACTGCCCTACATGGTGGGCCCGGAAAAGGTGATCGAGAAGATCAAGGATGCCGTCAACGCCAAGAAGCTGACCGGCATCAGCGACGTCGTGGACCTGACGGACCGCAACCACGGCCTGCGCCTGGTCATCGAACTCAAGAACGGTTTCAACCCGAACGCCGTCCTCCAGCAGCTTTACCGCTACTCGCCCATGGAAGATTCCTTCGGCATCAACAACGTCACGTTGGTGGATGGCCAGCCGCAGACGCTGGGCCTCCTGCAGTTGTTGCAGGTGTACGTCGAGCACCGGCTGACTGTGGTCCGCCGTCGTACGTCCTTCCGCCTGGGCAAAAAGAAGGACCGCCTCCACCTGGTGGAGGGCCTGCTGATCGCCATCGTCGACATCGACGAGGTCATCCAGATCATTCGTTCCTCCGACGAGGCTTCCGCGGCGCGGGAGCGGTTGATGTCCATCTACGACCTCACCGAGATCCAGGCCAACTACATCCTGGAACTGCGCTTGCGTCAGCTGACCAAATACTCCCGGCTTGAACTCGAAAAGGAACAGGACGAGCTCCGCCGCGAAATCGAGGCACTTGAGGCCATCCTTGCCTCCGATGAGCTGCTCCGCGATCTTGTCTCCGGCGAGTTGGCCGTAGTCGCTGAGAAGTACGGCACACCCCGGCGCACCGTACTCCTTGAGTCCGAAGCTGTCTCCCCCACCGTTGCTGCTGCCCTCGCCGCTTCCACCCCGGGGCCCAAGGGCAAAGCTGCGGCTCTGCCCCTGGAGATCCCGGACGACCCCTGCTGGGCCCTGCTCAGCGTCTCCGGCCAGATCGCCAGGACCTCCAACCAGGAGCCACTGGCCGAAGCCGGGCCGCGGGCCAAGCATGATGTCTTCCGTTCGGTGGTCAAGACCACTGCCCGCGGCGAGATCGGCGCGGTGACTTCCCAAGGCCGCATGCTGCGACTCCAGGTCATGGACATGCCTGTCCTCCCGCCGATGTCGGGCCTGCCGAACCTTGCCGGGGGCGTCGCGGCGAAGGACTTCATCACCCTGCTCAAGGGCGAAACCCTGGTGGCGTTTGTCCCTCTGGATTCTGTCCTCGCCATTGGCACTGTCCAAGGCGTCGTGAAGCGCGTGCTGCCCGACTACCCGCTGAATCGTGAGGACTGGGAGATCATTGCCCTGAAGGACAAGGATTCGGTCCTCGCGGTGGAACCGGCGCAGGGGGACGACGTCGATCTCGTCTTCGTCACGCGCCAGGCGCAGTTGTTGCGGTTCAGCGCCTCCAATGTCCGCCCACAGGGCCGCACGGCCGGAGGTATGGCAGGCATCAAACTGGCCGCCGGCGACGACGTGATCCACTTCGGTGCCGTGCGTGCCAACGACCCCGCCGCCGTCGTGGTCACTATTGCCGGAACCACCGGCGCCCTGCCGGGCACGGCACCGGGCACTGCGAAGGTTACGGCTTTCGAGGAGTATCCGATCAAGGGCCGCGCCACCGGCGGTGTCCGGGTCCACCGTTTCCTCAAGGGTGAGGACACCCTTTTGCTGGCCTGGGCCGGACATGGCCCGGCAAAAGCATCCTCAGCTGCCGGCGTGGCCCGTGCCCTCCCGCACGAGCATGGCCGGCGGGACGGTTCAGGGGTGCCCCTGTCACAGCCCGTGGAGGCCATCGGACCCAGCATGGCTTGGGACGAATCCGCCTCATAG
- the cydD gene encoding thiol reductant ABC exporter subunit CydD encodes MKPVFPTGPATRSALYTIGLLSALKALSLVLMAQAVAGMLAGLASGTGDWSGGLAWGAAGAILRSLTVWGQGVASRRAALGVKEELRAQLLRRSLSEGGSPRVEGMNDGGLAILATRGLDALDDYYTQYLPALVNCATVPLLIGARILFADWVSAVVIVLTVPLVPLFMVLIGRHTEDSVRDAQTTLRKLSGHILELAKGLPVLVGLGRASEQRAALEDISEQYRSRTMGTLRTAFLSALALELIASISVAVVAVFIGVRLVGGDMALEAGLLALILAPDCYLPLRELGTAHHASDDGRAALETTNAVLAAPAHQTLSAPGVPAGTSSGVVVERLSVTYAGRSAAAVGPLSFTAPQGSITALDGDSGAGKSTVLAVLAGLIGPGPGATVTGTVSGVGTGAVAWVPQHPVMAAHTVQEELSLYLDGYQGDVAQAATRILSEAKAAHLAPKNPAELSPGELRRVALARGLARVETGATLLLLDEPTAHLDPYSANVVRNAIEALRGSVTVILVAHDSATRALADHVVPVGAKRFQDAPLLPSGNSGNTIDAAAGGNSTVADALARPAQSSSARSGSLKRLAGVLKPVQWKFAAAGTVAVLAALFAVALSGLSGWLIIRASEQPPILYLLGAIVGVRFFGIGRAVLRYCERLLTHDAVFAAMTRLRGVLWETLSRRALTLRRLLQGGNVLGAIVDDVDTLRDLLPRVALPPVTAVGVGAAAIIGTAIVLPPALPAVVLASIVGLVLAPLLAVLADRNAAKAGQHMRSVVLHGVAAALDARAELTANAVAGPVLKDLRSKDRAATRSAQRSAWAEGLGQSVVVLACSLAALWAGALSAPSVASGAVPPELVAVIVLMQLALVDAFGGIVSAVRQAPALASVLGRVAASGALDVPATAGDGGSALNGPRPLPDRDGKAGLELTDASAGWPGGPDAFTGITAAAEPGRWLAVTGPSGAGKTTLLSVLLGFLPLSGGSAKLTGTAAWCPQEAHLFDSTIRGNLLLGRPAAAKPSEAEMQKALADVGLDSVVQALPGGLDARIGPGGSFLSGGERQRLAMARTLLTGASVLLLDEPTAHLDAGSAREMMAILRRGLTEVTVVLVTHNPEDIDPGDTRLELPAAGQAPPQETWGPSAGAPGTGAAELVQKQVHQ; translated from the coding sequence ATGAAACCCGTGTTCCCCACCGGTCCGGCCACCCGCTCCGCGCTGTACACCATAGGGCTCCTGTCCGCACTCAAAGCGCTGTCCCTGGTGCTCATGGCGCAGGCCGTGGCAGGGATGCTGGCAGGCCTGGCATCCGGAACGGGAGACTGGAGCGGCGGACTTGCCTGGGGCGCAGCGGGAGCAATCCTGAGGTCGCTCACGGTCTGGGGGCAAGGCGTAGCCTCCCGGCGGGCCGCCCTTGGCGTCAAGGAGGAATTGCGGGCTCAGTTGCTCAGGCGCTCGCTGTCCGAGGGCGGGTCGCCGCGCGTGGAAGGAATGAACGACGGCGGTCTGGCAATCCTGGCAACGCGGGGCCTGGATGCGCTGGACGACTACTACACCCAGTACCTTCCGGCGTTGGTCAACTGCGCGACGGTGCCGCTGTTGATCGGTGCACGGATCCTCTTCGCCGATTGGGTCAGTGCCGTGGTGATCGTTCTGACTGTTCCCCTGGTGCCGTTGTTCATGGTCCTGATTGGCCGGCATACCGAGGACAGCGTCCGGGATGCCCAGACCACCTTGCGGAAACTCTCCGGCCACATCCTTGAACTGGCCAAAGGCCTGCCTGTCCTGGTGGGCCTGGGCCGCGCGAGTGAACAGCGCGCGGCCCTGGAAGATATCTCCGAGCAGTACCGGAGCCGGACCATGGGAACCCTCCGGACAGCCTTCCTCTCAGCGTTGGCGCTTGAGCTTATTGCCTCCATTTCGGTGGCCGTCGTCGCTGTGTTCATCGGCGTCAGGCTCGTAGGTGGGGACATGGCGCTGGAGGCCGGCCTTTTGGCCCTCATCCTGGCCCCCGACTGCTATCTTCCGTTGCGGGAACTGGGTACTGCCCACCACGCCAGCGACGACGGCCGCGCCGCATTGGAAACCACCAACGCCGTGCTGGCTGCGCCCGCGCACCAAACCCTCTCCGCGCCTGGCGTGCCAGCCGGCACTTCTTCGGGCGTAGTGGTGGAGCGCCTGTCGGTGACCTACGCAGGACGGTCCGCTGCCGCCGTCGGGCCCCTGAGCTTTACTGCCCCGCAGGGCAGCATTACGGCCCTCGACGGCGACAGCGGCGCCGGGAAGAGCACTGTCCTGGCCGTCCTGGCAGGATTGATCGGTCCCGGTCCCGGCGCCACGGTGACCGGGACAGTCTCGGGAGTCGGCACAGGGGCTGTGGCATGGGTGCCCCAACACCCCGTCATGGCAGCACACACCGTCCAGGAAGAGCTGTCCTTGTATCTGGACGGATACCAAGGCGATGTTGCCCAAGCAGCGACCCGAATCCTGTCCGAGGCCAAGGCTGCCCACCTGGCGCCGAAAAACCCGGCCGAGCTCAGTCCAGGCGAGCTGCGCCGCGTTGCGCTTGCCCGGGGATTGGCACGAGTGGAGACGGGCGCCACGCTCCTGCTCCTGGATGAGCCCACCGCCCACCTTGACCCCTATTCAGCCAACGTAGTCCGCAACGCCATCGAGGCGCTGCGAGGCAGCGTCACAGTCATCCTGGTGGCCCACGACTCCGCCACCCGTGCGCTCGCGGACCATGTGGTGCCCGTAGGCGCCAAGCGCTTCCAGGACGCACCGCTGCTTCCATCAGGGAATTCCGGAAACACCATTGATGCCGCCGCCGGCGGGAACAGCACAGTAGCCGATGCCCTGGCACGTCCCGCCCAGTCTTCCAGCGCACGCTCCGGAAGCCTGAAACGGCTGGCGGGGGTCCTGAAACCAGTGCAGTGGAAATTTGCCGCTGCCGGCACCGTGGCCGTCCTGGCGGCCCTGTTCGCCGTGGCATTGTCAGGACTGTCCGGATGGCTGATCATCAGGGCCAGCGAGCAACCGCCCATCCTTTATCTGCTCGGCGCGATTGTGGGCGTCAGGTTTTTCGGGATCGGCAGGGCAGTGCTGCGCTACTGTGAGAGGCTTCTGACGCACGACGCCGTCTTCGCCGCGATGACACGCCTGCGCGGGGTGCTGTGGGAGACGCTGAGCCGCAGGGCGCTGACCCTGCGGCGCTTGCTCCAGGGCGGCAACGTGCTTGGCGCAATCGTCGATGACGTCGATACCCTCCGGGACCTCCTGCCGCGTGTTGCGCTTCCACCGGTCACAGCAGTAGGTGTGGGAGCGGCGGCCATCATTGGCACGGCAATCGTTCTGCCTCCCGCGCTGCCGGCTGTGGTGCTGGCATCAATCGTGGGACTTGTCCTCGCGCCGCTTCTTGCCGTCCTGGCTGACAGGAATGCCGCAAAGGCCGGTCAGCACATGCGCTCGGTAGTTCTCCACGGTGTAGCCGCAGCCCTGGACGCCCGGGCAGAACTGACGGCCAACGCAGTAGCCGGGCCGGTGCTGAAGGACCTGCGCAGCAAAGACCGCGCAGCCACCCGATCCGCGCAACGCTCGGCGTGGGCCGAAGGCCTCGGCCAATCCGTGGTGGTGCTGGCCTGCTCACTGGCTGCCTTGTGGGCAGGAGCCCTCAGCGCTCCTTCGGTGGCCAGCGGCGCCGTTCCCCCCGAACTTGTGGCCGTGATTGTCCTGATGCAGCTTGCCCTGGTGGATGCTTTCGGCGGCATCGTTTCCGCGGTACGCCAGGCTCCAGCGCTCGCGTCCGTCCTGGGCCGGGTTGCCGCTTCCGGGGCGTTGGACGTTCCGGCCACTGCCGGTGATGGCGGTTCAGCCCTCAACGGCCCACGCCCTCTTCCGGACCGCGATGGGAAAGCCGGGCTTGAGCTGACGGACGCTTCGGCCGGCTGGCCCGGGGGACCGGATGCCTTCACCGGGATCACCGCCGCTGCCGAACCCGGCCGCTGGCTTGCCGTGACTGGACCCTCGGGTGCGGGAAAGACGACGTTGTTGTCCGTGCTGCTGGGTTTCCTGCCCCTGAGCGGGGGATCAGCGAAGCTGACGGGCACAGCGGCCTGGTGCCCCCAGGAAGCCCACCTCTTCGACTCCACCATCCGCGGCAACCTCTTGCTGGGACGACCCGCCGCGGCAAAGCCCAGCGAGGCGGAGATGCAAAAGGCGCTGGCCGACGTCGGACTTGATTCAGTGGTCCAGGCCCTGCCCGGTGGGCTCGATGCCCGCATCGGTCCAGGCGGCTCGTTCCTCAGCGGTGGCGAGCGGCAGCGGCTTGCCATGGCCAGGACCCTTCTGACCGGAGCCTCGGTATTGCTGCTGGATGAGCCCACCGCACATCTTGATGCCGGTTCGGCGCGGGAAATGATGGCCATCCTTCGCCGGGGACTGACGGAGGTGACTGTAGTGCTGGTAACGCACAATCCCGAGGACATCGATCCCGGGGATACGCGGCTGGAACTGCCCGCGGCCGGCCAGGCTCCGCCGCAGGAAACGTGGGGACCCAGCGCTGGCGCACCTGGCACGGGCGCGGCGGAACTGGTCCAAAAGCAGGTCCATCAGTAG
- a CDS encoding GNAT family N-acetyltransferase: MPFNAASPAMPDADVTGLQWRPATEGDLDNWAGLIARTAAVEHPVWYEKRGDLAHVLESRKNPPETSTLLGLDTDGTARAYGRISKNPEGDKATGMACVDPEWQERGIGSAVLVWQEGQVRGRFADDQAAGHTAAPPRLRIQTEEKHEHQATLLMGHGYRAVRWFNEMHRPLSPGQPSADLPVVPLGAGLELRTLDPVFFEPVRQAHNDAFRDHWGSEPRDEESWRFTIEEPTARHDLSAVVLDSATGEVAGYQLSSFDAASAADRGFTEGYTELLGVRRAYRGRGIAQALLADAMQRYTGAGMEVASLDVDSANPTGALELYLRMGYEPVNRSMTWEKML; encoded by the coding sequence ATGCCTTTCAACGCCGCAAGCCCTGCCATGCCCGACGCCGACGTAACTGGCCTGCAGTGGCGGCCCGCCACCGAAGGGGATCTGGATAACTGGGCGGGCCTGATAGCCCGGACGGCCGCCGTCGAACATCCTGTCTGGTACGAGAAACGCGGGGATCTTGCCCATGTCCTTGAATCCAGGAAGAACCCGCCGGAGACGAGCACCCTCCTGGGGCTGGACACCGACGGCACAGCCCGGGCTTATGGCCGTATATCCAAGAACCCGGAGGGAGACAAGGCCACCGGAATGGCCTGTGTTGATCCGGAGTGGCAGGAACGCGGCATCGGCTCCGCGGTTCTGGTGTGGCAGGAAGGGCAGGTGCGCGGGCGGTTCGCCGACGATCAAGCAGCCGGGCATACCGCTGCACCGCCCCGCCTCCGTATCCAGACTGAGGAAAAGCACGAACACCAGGCCACCCTCCTGATGGGCCACGGTTACCGGGCCGTCCGTTGGTTCAATGAGATGCACCGTCCGTTGTCGCCGGGACAGCCGTCCGCAGACCTGCCGGTTGTTCCGCTGGGCGCGGGCCTGGAACTCAGGACCCTGGATCCGGTGTTCTTTGAGCCCGTGCGGCAGGCGCATAATGATGCCTTCAGGGACCATTGGGGAAGCGAACCCAGGGACGAAGAGTCGTGGCGCTTCACCATCGAGGAACCCACGGCACGGCACGACCTCAGCGCGGTAGTCCTGGATTCGGCAACCGGAGAGGTGGCCGGATACCAGCTGAGCAGTTTTGATGCCGCTTCCGCCGCCGACCGTGGTTTCACGGAAGGCTACACGGAGCTTCTGGGCGTACGTCGCGCCTACAGGGGCCGGGGGATAGCCCAGGCCCTGCTGGCGGATGCAATGCAGCGGTACACCGGGGCCGGGATGGAGGTGGCATCACTGGATGTGGATTCGGCCAACCCCACCGGGGCCCTGGAGCTCTACCTTCGCATGGGCTACGAGCCGGTGAACCGCAGCATGACGTGGGAGAAGATGCTCTAG
- the cydB gene encoding cytochrome d ubiquinol oxidase subunit II yields MELLPTIWFVAIAVLWTGYLFLEGFDLGVGMLMKIFARNNTDRRVLLNTIGPVWDGNEVWLLTAAGATFAAFPLWYASLFSALYLPLLAVLAALIFRAVAFEYRGKVDSERWRNRWDWAIGIGSFVAAFGIGAALALTTTGLPLNANGDRSGGPMSWFSGYALLGGFGVVAFALVHALAFLALKTDGDVRHRARSWFVRLVPFAVLPMFGWMVSVQFLSGKPWTWALVAAGVAAVVLAWTLARAGAEGRAFAALGGFIVCATASIFGAAFPVVIPSTLDPAFNLTISNASSSDYTLGLMSIVAAVGLPLVIAYQSWTYWVFRRRVSAAHIPEAHGFLPAIAAKVLISKDSQPATGTKGE; encoded by the coding sequence ATGGAACTCTTGCCAACCATCTGGTTTGTGGCCATCGCGGTGCTGTGGACGGGTTACCTCTTCCTGGAGGGCTTTGACCTCGGCGTCGGCATGCTCATGAAGATTTTCGCCCGCAACAACACGGACCGCCGCGTACTGCTCAACACCATCGGCCCTGTATGGGACGGCAATGAGGTGTGGCTGCTCACTGCCGCCGGTGCCACCTTCGCTGCCTTTCCGTTGTGGTACGCCTCGTTGTTCTCAGCGCTGTACTTGCCGCTCCTGGCAGTCCTGGCCGCGTTGATCTTCCGTGCTGTGGCTTTCGAATACCGCGGCAAGGTGGACTCGGAGCGGTGGCGCAACCGCTGGGACTGGGCGATCGGGATCGGTTCTTTTGTTGCTGCCTTTGGGATCGGCGCAGCACTGGCCCTTACCACCACCGGATTGCCCTTGAACGCCAACGGCGACCGCAGCGGTGGGCCGATGTCCTGGTTCAGCGGCTACGCGCTGCTGGGCGGTTTCGGTGTGGTGGCGTTCGCCCTGGTTCACGCCCTCGCCTTCCTGGCCCTCAAGACCGACGGCGACGTCCGGCACCGGGCCCGCAGCTGGTTTGTCAGGTTGGTGCCGTTCGCGGTGTTGCCAATGTTCGGATGGATGGTCTCGGTACAGTTCCTCAGCGGCAAGCCGTGGACCTGGGCCCTGGTGGCAGCCGGAGTGGCGGCCGTAGTCCTGGCCTGGACGCTGGCCCGTGCAGGGGCAGAAGGACGCGCCTTCGCGGCCCTCGGTGGGTTCATCGTCTGCGCCACAGCGTCGATCTTCGGGGCAGCCTTCCCCGTGGTCATTCCCTCCACGCTGGATCCGGCCTTCAACCTGACCATTTCCAACGCCTCCTCCTCGGACTACACCCTGGGCCTGATGAGCATCGTCGCAGCCGTGGGGCTTCCGTTGGTGATCGCGTACCAGTCCTGGACCTACTGGGTGTTCCGCCGGCGTGTCAGCGCCGCACACATCCCTGAAGCGCACGGTTTCCTGCCGGCGATTGCGGCCAAGGTCCTGATTTCCAAGGACAGCCAACCAGCCACTGGCACCAAGGGAGAATAG